The following coding sequences are from one Nitrosopumilaceae archaeon window:
- a CDS encoding winged helix-turn-helix domain-containing protein, whose product MVTYRTSMQIVSDLLTVTEESGANGINVTSLLTKANLSHSRLSKFIDNLTGANLINKIEFDGKNAFVITPKGKQYLESYKNFQTLADTFGLDL is encoded by the coding sequence ATGGTCACCTATAGAACTAGTATGCAGATAGTAAGTGATTTGCTTACAGTTACTGAAGAGAGTGGAGCAAACGGCATAAACGTAACCTCGCTTTTAACAAAAGCTAATCTTTCACATTCTAGACTAAGCAAATTTATCGATAATCTTACTGGCGCAAATCTAATAAACAAAATCGAATTTGATGGCAAAAATGCCTTTGTCATAACCCCAAAGGGCAAACAATACTTGGAATCATACAAGAACTTCCAAACCCTTGCAGATACTTTTGGTTTAGATCTTTAA